In a genomic window of Saccharomyces kudriavzevii IFO 1802 strain IFO1802 genome assembly, chromosome: 2:
- the SKDI02G0020 gene encoding DUP/COS family protein, which produces MEDTKVEDEKNVGLLSSGYLESQKIVLPKDVFRNGFTWFCYETFKSLAFRIWLLSWLPVTTWWKMSTNWIYPFLATNLLILCVFFLPLIQMLCRKRTLSKNLTQFSKEIIANSPGTDVENWEPIAANLNSYMYENKFWKTKYFFYGAWNCQEAFRLAILEPFSVKKDDDSKLKSFKDSVPYIEEALEVYFTEVDKQWKLFDTEKAWNPVNLDDIQLPKETYRFKLTWVLKRIFTLQCLPLFLHSLNCIYISWHYGLLFRIPYLGCIFLMNMHTFQNLRGASMKNEHKMQFLSSIINEREIGANGWDHIAKRMNRYLFEQNVRKNEDFFFDGIDCKWFFNYSLCSHLSSKKTLSHVPLDVELWPYIREAQSSCTDESSVQI; this is translated from the coding sequence ATGGAAGATACCAAAGTTGAAGATGAGAAGAATGTAGGTTTATTATCCTCTGGATATCTCGAATCCCAAAAGATTGTTTTACCTAAGGACGTTTTCAGAAATGGCTTTACTTGGTTCTGTTATGAGACTTTCAAGTCCCTAGCCTTCCGTATCTGGTTGCTATCATGGCTACCAGTTACAACATGGTGGAAAATGTCGACTAATTGGAtttatccatttttggCTACTAATCTTCTGATTTTatgtgtattttttttgcctctTATTCAAATGTTGTGTCGTAAACGTACCTTATCGAAAAATCTCACCCAGTTTTctaaagaaatcattgcAAACTCTCCAGGTACCGACGTCGAAAACTGGGAACCTATTGCAGCAAATCTCAACTCATATATGtatgaaaacaaattctggaaaaccaagtactttttttatggtGCTTGGAACTGCCAAGAGGCATTCAGATTAGCCATTTTAGAGCCATTTTCTGTGAAGAAAGATGACGATTCAAAGCTCAAGTCATTTAAAGATTCAGTTCCTTACATCGAAGAAGCTTTGGAAGTTTATTTTACAGAAGTGGATAAACAGTGGAAGTTATTTGACACTGAGAAGGCGTGGAACCCTGTTAACTTGGATGACATTCAGCTTCCCAAAGAAACCTATCGGTTTAAGCTTACTTGGGTTCTCAAGAGGATTTTCACTCTTCAATGCTTACCATTATTccttcattctttgaaCTGTATCTACATTTCATGGCATTACGGCCTTCTATTTCGCATCCCATACCTTGGATGCATCTTTCTCATGAATATGCAtactttccaaaatttgcGAGGTGCCTCGATGAAAAACGAACATAAAatgcaatttttgtcatctaTCATAAATGAGAGAGAAATCGGTGCTAATGGGTGGGATCACATCGCAAAGAGAATGAACAGATATTTGTTTGAGCAGAATGTTCggaagaatgaagattttttctttgatgggATTGATTGTAAATGGTTTTTTAACTACAGCCTCTGCAGCCATTtatcttccaagaaaacaCTTTCGCACGTACCATTGGATGTTGAGCTATGGCCATACATTCGGGAAGCACAATCATCCTGTACCGATGAGTCTTCGGTGCAGATATGA